One genomic region from Augochlora pura isolate Apur16 chromosome 7, APUR_v2.2.1, whole genome shotgun sequence encodes:
- the LOC144472358 gene encoding uncharacterized protein LOC144472358 isoform X1, which yields MRDNEGLALHLLLLLVLCADVYTTTAKHLIKKRNYSDQSVRGYLAEIKYGAYFNRTCWWNEVCKEEFHSKFRCRCPRWSYCRAPGRYYDAHCSMTQTGYIWTQPETSLTVEVNK from the exons ATGCGTGACAAT GAAGGATTGGCATTGCACCTGTTACTGTTATTAGTTTTGTGCGCCGACGTGTATACGACAACTGCCAAACACCTAATTAAAAAACGGAATTATAGCGACCAAAGCGTGAGAGGCTACCTGGCGGAG ATCAAATACGGAGCATATTTTAAC AGGACTTGTTGGTGGAACGAGGTCTGCAAGGAGGAGTTTCATAGTAAATTTCGCTGCCGTTGCCCACGATGGTCCTACTGTCGTGCCCCTGGTAGATACTACGACGCTCACTGCAGCATGACCCAGACCGGATACATTTGGACCCAGCCGGAGACTTCGTTGACCGTCGAAGTTAACAAATGA
- the LOC144472358 gene encoding uncharacterized protein LOC144472358 isoform X2: MRDNEGLALHLLLLLVLCADVYTTTAKHLIKKRNYSDQSVRGYLAERTCWWNEVCKEEFHSKFRCRCPRWSYCRAPGRYYDAHCSMTQTGYIWTQPETSLTVEVNK; this comes from the exons ATGCGTGACAAT GAAGGATTGGCATTGCACCTGTTACTGTTATTAGTTTTGTGCGCCGACGTGTATACGACAACTGCCAAACACCTAATTAAAAAACGGAATTATAGCGACCAAAGCGTGAGAGGCTACCTGGCGGAG AGGACTTGTTGGTGGAACGAGGTCTGCAAGGAGGAGTTTCATAGTAAATTTCGCTGCCGTTGCCCACGATGGTCCTACTGTCGTGCCCCTGGTAGATACTACGACGCTCACTGCAGCATGACCCAGACCGGATACATTTGGACCCAGCCGGAGACTTCGTTGACCGTCGAAGTTAACAAATGA
- the Rep gene encoding rab escort protein isoform X2 produces the protein MEDDLPTEYDVIVVGTGMTESIVAAAASRIGKKVLHLDSNEYYGGLWATFNFDGLQKWIEDLKLLKNATKDVSGIELQSDEKFLKASDQYSTVENIEETWYISNEADLPLLSSKDTQTDCSGEGSGSGDEKADEDKVDKKENVKHWSIDRIRKEYRKFNIDLAPKLLFARGELVELLISSNISRYAEFRSVSRVATFMDGRLTQVPCSRTDVFANKTVSLVEKRMLMKLLTSCMVQGADSPEFDGFQEKTFLEYLETKSLTPIVQHYIVQAIAMATEKTSCRDGVNRTKHFLNSLGRYGNTPFLWPMYGSGELPQCFCRLCAVFGGVYCLKRQLEGVVIDNEKCKAIISGKQRLTLEHLVVGQGHLPPEIVASEGEQRISRGVFITDRSIMQGEKENLTLLYYPPEEPGQEPVTLIELGPSTNACPQGLFMVHMTCKRTANAKEDLAYVVNKFLRAETFDPLANRASIHSHTQTVSPDKRHLQDNDKEESADNIKPQVLWSLYLNLPASDIKLNDTAPSNLHLCSGPDLDLDFDFAVNQAMSIFKAMYPDEEFLPRAPDPEEIVLDDEEEPGPKFEGDIEAEEKQDVEKAEKEE, from the exons ATGGAAGACGATCTGCCGACCGAGTACGATGTCATCGTCGTCGGGACAG GTATGACGGAGTCCATTGTCGCAGCTGCTGCGAGTAGAATCGGTAAAAAGGTCCTTCACCTAGACAG TAACGAATATTATGGTGGTCTGTGGGCAACATTTAACTTTGATGGTTTACAAAAATGGATAGAGGACTTAAAACTTTTGAAGAATGCTACCAAGGATGTATCTGGAATTGAATTGCAATCAGATGAAAAGTTCTTGAAAGCTAGTGATCAATATTCCACTGTGGAGAATATTGAGGAGACTTGGTACATTTCAAA TGAAGCTGATTTACCTTTGCTCTCTTCAAAAGATACTCAAACCGACTGTAGTGGTGAAGGTAGTGGTAGTGGAGATGAAAAAGCAGATGAGGATAAAGTtgataagaaagaaaatgttaaacattGGAGTATAGATCGTATAAGAAAGGAGTACAGGAAGTTCAATATTGACTTGGCCCCGAAG TTGCTGTTCGCGCGAGGTGAACTCGTTGAGCTATTGATCTCCAGCAATATCTCTCGCTATGCCGAGTTCCGATCGGTCTCCAGAGTGGCGACATTCATGGATGGAAGGCTGACACAAGTACCTTGCTCAAGAACTGATGTGTTCGCAAACAAAACTGTTAGTCTTGTCGAAAAGAGAATGCTTATGAAACTGCTCACATCGTGCATGGTTCAAGGAGCTGATAGTCCGGAGTTTGATG gATTCCAGGAGAAAACATTCTTAGAGTATCTAGAAACAAAGAGCCTGACACCAATTGTGCAACATTACATAGTTCAAGCAATTGCAATGGCTACCGAGAAAACATCTTGCAGGGATGGTGTGAATCGCACAAAGCATTTTCTTAACAGTCTTGGACGATATGGTAACACACCCTTCCTCTGGCCTATGTACGGTAGCGGTGAACTGCCTCAGTGCTTTTGCAG ATTGTGTGCAGTTTTTGGAGGAGTGTATTGTTTGAAGAGACAGCTTGAAGGTGTAGTAATAGATAATGAGAAATGTAAAGCTATCATTAGTGGCAAACAGAGATTAACTTTGGAGCATTTAGTCGTCGGTCAAGGTCACCTGCCACCGGAAATTGTTGCCTCTGAAGGCGAACAACGGATATCACGTGGAGTATTTATTACGGACag ATCAATAATGCAAGGTGAAAAGGAAAATTtgacacttttatattatcctCCAGAGGAACCTGGTCAAGAACCTGTTACGCTCATTGAATTGGGACCATCAACAAACGCTTGCCCTCAAGGACtat TTATGGTTCATATGACATGCAAGCGAACGGCGAATGCAAAAGAAGACTTGGCCTATGttgtcaataaatttttaagagcGGAGACCTTCGATCCGTTAGCCAATCGTGCATCCATTCACAGCCATACACAGACCGTATCCCCAGACAAGAGACACCTCCAG GATAATGATAAAGAAGAATCAGCGGATAACATAAAGCCTCAAGTTCTATGGTCGTTGTACTTAAATCTACCCGCaagtgatattaaattaaatgatactGCCCCGAGCAACTTACACCTCTGTTCTGGCCCCGATTTAGACCTCGACTTTGACTTTGCTGTTAATCAG gCGATGAGCATTTTCAAAGCGATGTATCCCGATGAAGAGTTCCTTCCGCGAGCTCCAGATCCAGAGGAGATTGTATtggacgacgaggaggagccTGGACCGAAATTCGAGGGAGATATAGAGGCTGAAGAGAAGCAAGATGTCGAGAAGGCTGAGAAGGAGGAATAA
- the Rep gene encoding rab escort protein isoform X1, whose translation MEDDLPTEYDVIVVGTGMTESIVAAAASRIGKKVLHLDSNEYYGGLWATFNFDGLQKWIEDLKLLKNATKDVSGIELQSDEKFLKASDQYSTVENIEETWYISNEADLPLLSSKDTQTDCSGEGSGSGDEKADEDKVDKKENVKHWSIDRIRKEYRKFNIDLAPKLLFARGELVELLISSNISRYAEFRSVSRVATFMDGRLTQVPCSRTDVFANKTVSLVEKRMLMKLLTSCMVQGADSPEFDGFQEKTFLEYLETKSLTPIVQHYIVQAIAMATEKTSCRDGVNRTKHFLNSLGRYGNTPFLWPMYGSGELPQCFCRLCAVFGGVYCLKRQLEGVVIDNEKCKAIISGKQRLTLEHLVVGQGHLPPEIVASEGEQRISRGVFITDRSIMQGEKENLTLLYYPPEEPGQEPVTLIELGPSTNACPQGLFMVHMTCKRTANAKEDLAYVVNKFLRAETFDPLANRASIHSHTQTVSPDKRHLQEGEQDNDKEESADNIKPQVLWSLYLNLPASDIKLNDTAPSNLHLCSGPDLDLDFDFAVNQAMSIFKAMYPDEEFLPRAPDPEEIVLDDEEEPGPKFEGDIEAEEKQDVEKAEKEE comes from the exons ATGGAAGACGATCTGCCGACCGAGTACGATGTCATCGTCGTCGGGACAG GTATGACGGAGTCCATTGTCGCAGCTGCTGCGAGTAGAATCGGTAAAAAGGTCCTTCACCTAGACAG TAACGAATATTATGGTGGTCTGTGGGCAACATTTAACTTTGATGGTTTACAAAAATGGATAGAGGACTTAAAACTTTTGAAGAATGCTACCAAGGATGTATCTGGAATTGAATTGCAATCAGATGAAAAGTTCTTGAAAGCTAGTGATCAATATTCCACTGTGGAGAATATTGAGGAGACTTGGTACATTTCAAA TGAAGCTGATTTACCTTTGCTCTCTTCAAAAGATACTCAAACCGACTGTAGTGGTGAAGGTAGTGGTAGTGGAGATGAAAAAGCAGATGAGGATAAAGTtgataagaaagaaaatgttaaacattGGAGTATAGATCGTATAAGAAAGGAGTACAGGAAGTTCAATATTGACTTGGCCCCGAAG TTGCTGTTCGCGCGAGGTGAACTCGTTGAGCTATTGATCTCCAGCAATATCTCTCGCTATGCCGAGTTCCGATCGGTCTCCAGAGTGGCGACATTCATGGATGGAAGGCTGACACAAGTACCTTGCTCAAGAACTGATGTGTTCGCAAACAAAACTGTTAGTCTTGTCGAAAAGAGAATGCTTATGAAACTGCTCACATCGTGCATGGTTCAAGGAGCTGATAGTCCGGAGTTTGATG gATTCCAGGAGAAAACATTCTTAGAGTATCTAGAAACAAAGAGCCTGACACCAATTGTGCAACATTACATAGTTCAAGCAATTGCAATGGCTACCGAGAAAACATCTTGCAGGGATGGTGTGAATCGCACAAAGCATTTTCTTAACAGTCTTGGACGATATGGTAACACACCCTTCCTCTGGCCTATGTACGGTAGCGGTGAACTGCCTCAGTGCTTTTGCAG ATTGTGTGCAGTTTTTGGAGGAGTGTATTGTTTGAAGAGACAGCTTGAAGGTGTAGTAATAGATAATGAGAAATGTAAAGCTATCATTAGTGGCAAACAGAGATTAACTTTGGAGCATTTAGTCGTCGGTCAAGGTCACCTGCCACCGGAAATTGTTGCCTCTGAAGGCGAACAACGGATATCACGTGGAGTATTTATTACGGACag ATCAATAATGCAAGGTGAAAAGGAAAATTtgacacttttatattatcctCCAGAGGAACCTGGTCAAGAACCTGTTACGCTCATTGAATTGGGACCATCAACAAACGCTTGCCCTCAAGGACtat TTATGGTTCATATGACATGCAAGCGAACGGCGAATGCAAAAGAAGACTTGGCCTATGttgtcaataaatttttaagagcGGAGACCTTCGATCCGTTAGCCAATCGTGCATCCATTCACAGCCATACACAGACCGTATCCCCAGACAAGAGACACCTCCAG GAAGGTGAACAGGATAATGATAAAGAAGAATCAGCGGATAACATAAAGCCTCAAGTTCTATGGTCGTTGTACTTAAATCTACCCGCaagtgatattaaattaaatgatactGCCCCGAGCAACTTACACCTCTGTTCTGGCCCCGATTTAGACCTCGACTTTGACTTTGCTGTTAATCAG gCGATGAGCATTTTCAAAGCGATGTATCCCGATGAAGAGTTCCTTCCGCGAGCTCCAGATCCAGAGGAGATTGTATtggacgacgaggaggagccTGGACCGAAATTCGAGGGAGATATAGAGGCTGAAGAGAAGCAAGATGTCGAGAAGGCTGAGAAGGAGGAATAA